In the Drosophila virilis strain 15010-1051.87 chromosome 4, Dvir_AGI_RSII-ME, whole genome shotgun sequence genome, TCAATCACAGTGCAATTGATTACCTAAATATCTTTTAGACGTTTATGTCAAGCACACAATTCTCGTAGGCTCCCATTGGGGTATTAAGAGTTTGATTTATTGACAGAGTGCTGTGTCCAGCGAAAGAGACCGCCAATCTCTCTGTGAGATATACGATAAATGCTCGAAAGTTCAAAGAGCAACGACATGACGTCAGTTGCGGCCAAGCATTGATGTGATAACGATAAAGTTGCgacaattattaaataaatataaatatgaggCGTTCTTAAGTGAAGGTGTTAACAAAAATCTGTGCCTGGCCTCAAAAACGGGCCCACCAAAAACAGCTGTTGGGCCAATTCCGCTCTCGTCAGTTGGAGAGCACCCAGACTGCCCAGGCTGTgcgagagcaagagagaaagagagcgtgTAAAGTTCTTTACGCTATTTCCTCAAGTTGCTTTTGTGCTCATTAGTGCTCGTTGCTCTTATGGCTTTTGCCATGTGCTTTGCTCGCGGTTGCTCTCAGAGCGTcgtcatttttattattagttaTGACCTCATCATCGATTATTGCTTTGGCTGTGAGCGTTTGTTTGCGTGAGTGtgactgtatgtgtgtgtgtgtgtacgtgcgtGTGTTGATACTTTATTAAAACGAGTCGGCGGCGTCGTCGAGCAGCTGCAACCTGGCTGGGAACTGTGAACTGACCAGGCGGCGGGCGGCTGACTACCTGTAGCTCTGTAGCCCGGGCGCCACGAGTGTTgtgcaaacaaatttaacacaCCTCttgctcatttttttttcttatacgCAAATGATTTTCATACCCTGTATTATGAGATTATGATGATATATTAAAGAAATATGTCGGAATTAATATTGGTCAATTATTTTTTCCATGTTAGCTATAAGTCTTATttccataaaaaataatatatattatgccAATATAAAATCTTTTAAAAAAGTGACACAGCTACTCCATAGAGCATTTCGTATTGTTAATCAAAATTCAGGTttactatttaaattttatattttttttattttaatttccaattttttttaaaactaaaGCGCTGCGTGTATATTGACagttattttgtttgcttctttAACATAATTGAACATCAATATATTCCTACAGGGCATTGCCTAGTCGAGCACACCGCACCCAGCTGCTAACTGACATAGCTGGCTGCTGATTAATCTTCATCTACATAAGGCAGACCAAAGCTCAGCGCTATTTGACATGTGTAGCGGCATGTTGTTTTGCAgatttgtatgcaaatattttgcttgctcACAGGGCgggcgtgcgtgtgtgtgtgtgcgtgtgtgtgtgtgtgcttggtgATTTAATTTACAAGctgttaaatgcaaatgtgtgcTCAGTGATTTGTTTAGGCGCCTATTgtttatacttatatgtaGTTGTTGCGCTCTGCACCTCCCGCAACCAATTCTCCGTTCTGTCTGTATGACGTTCTGTCTGTATGACATGCAACATCAGACATCACCGTCATGATGATCAGGAATATCAACATCTTTGTCTGCTGGCTCATCAGCGTCATTTAAAGTTCAATGTACATTTGTCTCTTGCTTAATTGCATTCGGAAATTGTTTATTACTCATTTGTAAGGCACTCGCGCGTGGGTCAATGAAATCATTTATGCAGttgcattattttattgataatatttaatttttttttttatttttttttatatgtatttaataggTTTCGTGCGACGTCATTTGACTTGGCCCCAGGCCAACAgataattgcatttgcagtaaaatatttttcatctaTGTAAATTTATCATTTGCGGATGTTTCCATCTGGCTTAAGCATTATAATAGATCTGACTTATGACATTGCGCGCTTATCCGGTGGAAACAAGCTGTTCGGATAGCCACAAATGTTATCATTTATTTTCCCATTGACATTCGTGCAGCTTATCCGCTTGTTATACGTTTAACAAATTGGGGCTCTTATTTATAATCAAGGATTTGCTTGTCATTCGTTTATATATCTCTTTATGACTGTTTAGTCATTGCCGGTTTAAGGCCTTTGACTGAATGAGCGAATGCTTGGATAGACACGAATTAGGCCCGAAGATAGTCATGCGATGATTTATATGACGTTTAGTCAACAACAGAcgtttgtatttaaatttatgaattGATTCTATCGACTTTCTCAGGGTATTAGTCATTTGAGTAGCATTGGAAGCTTAAATTTAAGATGAAACCATTTAACATAGCTacgcattttgtattttgggtGCTTGTGCGTCATAGTTAAATTGTGGATAATACTCTACTGAATGGGCTTTATTAACAGTGGATTAATTGGTTTTAAAGTGggatttgtttaaatttatttaacttgaGCCATGCATAAGCGCGGATAATGACTTATTGTTTTAAAGCCAGATCTTTACAcagaaaattataattaaattaagcgGTAACTGGATAACATGAGATAATTCTATTGTCATTTCAATCTACTATACGGATAAGTGATAAGCTTTTTATCCAGTGAAACAACGGATAAGGCATTATCACATTGTGGATAGCAGCGCATAAAGTCTGTTCATATAACTCTTCAATGCGGATAAGGGCCAGCGCCGCCTCAGCTTATTATCCGGAATATAATAAACCAATTGCTTactagtttttaatataaagataaaagataataTTGGAATTGAGGAGGTACTGAAGTGGAAAAACACTTACTGTTAATAgagaaaattaataaactgTTGAATTTGATTAGAATCACGAATAGATATTTAATCGTTTGCTGAGTTGGGTGAATGACTCGCGTTTTATATAGTTGAAAAAGTTAATAGTCCTTATGATAATGTAAATGATGTGATTGATGTCTAACTAATAACTAACTAAACAGTTACAGTCATTcgtccataaaaaaaaaaaaaaacacttaatGAACAGATCATCAGCATGTCTGGAGTCTATTAAATATTGGCATTGTAAAGTTGTTAAATACGAAATATATGACGTCTTTGGTTTTTACAAAAGATCTACGCCAAAGATTGTATTTCCGCAGATTTCTTATCGCAGCGATATGAGGCCTATATACCGCCTTATAGATTGTCTCAACTGATTCACAAATTGTCGCCAAGGGCCACGCTATCAGAAGCACGTAGAGCTCATACGTATATAgaagtatatatgtatctatgtatatatgtatgtatttatgtacacacacacacacacacacaaatgtgcCCTATCTAAacatatatgtctatatattaATTGTAGCTTATCTGCAGACAATTCTCTTACAATTTCTACCTATTTCCGGTAAACTGGCGTACCTGTTGTTTACAAACAGATTTTACAGATATTTATCTCACTTTCTCTGTCCCGCtctcatttattatttattgcgcATTATTATCGTATCTGTCCCACTGTTGATTGTTTATGAATGCAAGGCCTTAGCCAAGaccaaacgaaaaaaaaaaaataataaagctgAAGAAGAACTGCGAAAACTTGTTTACCACAACCGCCGTCCCCGATGGGGGCCGGGCAAATTGGCTCATCATGTCAAGTTCTTAGAACTGCGTACAGAATTTCATCACGCAGCCGTGAATCACAGTAGCAGTAGCCCGGCATACTATCGAAACCACCGTAAAAAACCAAGTAAATAGCGCTATAAACTTCTAGAATGCTCGACATTCAGTTATCCTATAATTATCAGCAAAGTTAAGTATGACTGAGATGTACCTGACAgacttttaataaataatcttTATCAGGCACATtgcaatattaatattaacagATGGGCTTgtaacaacaacgaaaacagaAAGCAGTAAGAaaattttacagggtataaaagaaGATGCATACTTACGCTTcataaagcaaaaatatgcGTAATCTTTAACTCAGTGTTCATATCAGAAAACAGGGTACGAACATCCAAAATCTCCTTATGAAATGTGTCGGGCTTTTTAACGTAAAACaaaagtacagggtataggaAAAGagttcatatttttttattcaaaattaattatatacccAGCTTCAGACATCAATGCTAATGTTTCAGGCAAAACTGTTACCACTTATGTGAATGCATAATCTAAAAAAATACAGGGTATTAGAAAAAGATTTCACATTTCTTAAAGTAGAAGCATTCATTCAGCGCTTGAGACAAAATGTTGGCTGCACATGTAAACGGActccaataaaaaaaaaataaacagggTAGAAGGGGCAGAAGAACTCCCTAATTATATACAGTGcttcaaaaataatgttgacgcatatatataaaaacatgcTCAAAATACCGAAGCATAAAGAAGAGGCTGCATTTCACGTAAACTCGAGTAACTTATCTGATATTGCACTTCCTCATTGAGTGTGTGCTATGCCGGAAATCTTTCAACAACTGAGCAATACGTGTATATCGTGAATTCTGCGCAActtttgtaaacaaaacataaaatttgttGCGTCTGTTTGCCGTTAAAATGAATTCAAATAAAAGAACCGAAACCCAAATACGTTGATGGCGCaacctgcagcagcagcccacgCGGCAAACGAAAACGAGATCGGAATGGAGATCGAGACGGAAAGCGCTACCCAAAAATAGAGCCCCATCTCattaaaatgccaaatttaGTGTGGCCAACACTTGAGCGTTGCCAAGAGTCGTCAAGCCCCCCTCACCCTTTGGTCTATTCGCCTGTAAATGTGTGGGCGTGCCATCTTGTTGGCCAACATATGTTGTCTGGGCTTTGCCGCGATGATGCAGTCATGTAATTGGcatctctctctccctgtctCTCTCCCCCCAACCCTCCGCTCTCTCTGGTCATCTCTCTAGACACGTTTTGACCAGCCTGCACTTGTTGGCCGCCTTCGGGTCTCTATTGCCATTCAGTTTCTTGGCAATGACATAATccccatttgcatttgcaattctCTCGCTTCTCAGCTGTTGCTCAACATGTGTCATTTTTTTCgagctattttatttttttttttttcttgcctttTTGTGGCAAATTTTGAGCATAgcttataatttaattttctatttgttgtttttttttttttaatatttacctCGTGTGGGTAGCTGCAAACAACGAGACTAGTTTGTTCagccataaaaatgttgtcacCCTGCCGCTGTGGCTTAGCCAtaaaccaaagaaaaaaaaggggTTAAAAACAACAGTCGAAATGGCAACCGCACTATATTTGCTAATTGGGCGTAATATTTAGTCTGATTTGAGCGCCAAGTCTCAACAGGGTATATCAAATGTGTATCAAGTAGGCAACTTATAAGGAATTCACGTGTGCGAACTACAGacaataatttattcaaaaagtttccttataaacataataataataaaatcctagttcaatttattaaactaatatttttgaaattatttttagcatCCTTTGCTGAATgacaaatataatcaaaacatataaacatatataaacattaaaataatttcgGAACTACAATAACTTTAAAAGATAACATATTAATTGATAAACATTTCTTAAATatgacaaattaaaattaatataaagaaTTTGCACAAATGTCTTGCTATCAATATTTCTATCAAAAGGCAAtcaaacctaaaaaaaaaaactacaatcttttcaaattaattggaataaaattatttaaagttcttgacaataattaatatttatatcaattgGCAAATGCAGGcgcattaattattaaatttttagcCCAGCAAAACACACTCGAATGTGTTTATTATCTAAGTACTTTTTTATGGCAACTTTAAATCAACAATTATAGATTATTgaagcaataaataaaacttaaaatcaaTAGCAAATACTGCAATTGCAGATAAATGAaacaatttgctcaaaatggAAACAAATTTCGATCTAAATAATCTGCAATTGAGTAAAGGTATTTTCAAGTCGAGCTTGTTTCTTTATTACCAAATTGTTTCtaatctttattttattttaacgaCGTTTACAGAGAGGCGTTGTCTTAACTTTTATAAGCTGCGAAtagttataaaaatatttagcaattttatgacaaaatgcTTTTGACATAAATGTCAAATAGAGCTCAACTggaaagtattattaaatAGCTCTCAGACGTTTCACTTgcgtttgcaatttatttgcccATTATGTTTATCAGCTGGCGCTTAATTAgctattaatttgtttattgtttatgtaTAAATTTGCCATGGTCGACATTGAAGCGCTGGACTTGACGTCAGCTGCTCGGACCGCTGTCATTGGCCGCTGATAAGGCTGATTGTATGCCCAAAGTGGGATTAAAGGaagcaaaaatgttgaatCGCAAACGAAATTTAGTCGCCGAACGTAGCTCAATTGGCGCACGACTAaggcatttatatattttttgtacttCTGTCTGTGCATTTAGAATTttacaattcaattcaatgtGCTTACGATGAAAATATTCGAAATACAATTTACTTGTTAATAGTTTTAAACTTTTGTTgccaaagaaaacaaattgtttctgttttggttttgtttacGAAATTgcttttacaatttaaattgtgtATGATATCACTTTTGCGATTTCCATTtaacgaaaacaaaatttattattaaacaaaacatattaTATACCAAGCACAAGCTTgcgtctctgtgtgtgtgtgtgtacaaatatatttaaaaatgaaatggaaatcAAGTAACTGCGTCGCGAAATATTATTTGCCCAGTTTGAGTCGCCCATAAGCGCATTTAATAACAgctctatatacatatctctctgtgtgtgtatattataatattttgctCTGGCACACGCtacgtatgcgcaatatttgcaatatatacaaaatctttCTTCAGCTCGCTGCACAAATGATGCAATTGCCGTTGTTTTCCCactcgctgttgttgttgttgctggtgtctCGCTGGCAATCTGTGGCAGGAAACGCGGAAGCAGActgcgcagctgctgccatgAAGGAGGCTGCCACAGCGGCCACAGCAGAAATAACGTAAAGCTCATCTCATACATCTTTTAATGcattgttttcgttttgcacGATTTTTCTCGTTTTCTATTTATGGGCAAGTTCTCGTTTCGGCACTAAAACGCGCAATATGACGCGATTTTGACGCGTTTTGGTGTTCTCGAAACATGGAACGTGCCTCGCATCCGATTCCTATTGAAAACCACTTCAACATTTATAGCTCaccatatttttgttttgtttttcttacaacGCACAACgctgtttaattttgttttacagTCATGTTGTTTCTTGTCCTTCGCTCCATTCATTGATATTCTCATCTACATATAAGGAAAGTGTTGTCGGGCATTTGTTAAGACAGGTAGTAAAAATGCTATTGGGTTCCTGCATTGACTTTTTGATTTTACTTGAATATAAAATTCATTCACAATCCTTCATTTAAATGTGCTAGCTAACTTAAATTAATCATCTAGTGAGAAGACAGCCTTTATTTAAAGTTTGCTTGATTCAATCAAATTTCTCAAATAATGACTTACTTGAGGCATGGAAAGGCAATTCATATAACTTTTATATAAACTCAAATTAAAATGGATTAGCTTGAGAATTGCGTAGAGAGGCGACAACAGTGTGTGCGATAGAAGGAGTAGgattaagttaattaaaatgttacaTGACTTTCACATAAATAGTAATTAGCACATGACTTTCTCTCTAAATAACTATATTTTCTCATTTCTTACACTTGCAGAGAAGTTCTGAATGCCTGGAGAGCTAAGGCGCGTTGCAATGTGGTGCCAGACGAGCGAACCCAGGAGCTCTTCCACGAGCTAAGCTTTCATCCCAGCCAAAAGCAGAGTAAGTAACAATCAGAAAATTAAGGAGattaaaatgaattaatttaaattctctGGAAACAGTCTGCGAAATGCTGCAAACGGCCAAGAAAGTGGCACGGAAAGGCCGGGGACAGGCAAACGGCTTGACATTTGGACAATTTTGTGTGCTTGCTGCGGACTTGAAGCGTTTTCGGTGAGTTTTGCCACAGTTCAAATTTAACAAACTTCAATAAAAAGAGAATGTCTACTTCAATAGCGCCTCAACAATATCGAATGCATCAAACTTCTGTGATGTTAGATACCAACAACTGTCAAGCTCTctactgcagcagcaggacgATGCCAGCCAAGCGGCAGATGGCTCCAGCAAAACGCAAAAGTCTCTGCAAGCCGCAACCacaaccacaaccacaacacCTGCCTCCATGCATTACAATAAGAAGTCGGAGAATTATGGCACCGAGCTGCGCAGTACAAAGTCCTTTAGCAGCGTCGACGacaccaaaaagaaaaagaatgcCAACAATGAGCCCGTCGAGGTGTTTCTCGGTGGCTCCTGCAATCCAACCACATGGCGTGCGGATGTCGCCATACCCGCACTCAAGGAGCTAGGCATTTCGTTCTATAATCCTGTAAGTAAGCCACTCTCTCTTCCACACAGACTATATATTAACTATATTCCATTTTGTGACTGCAGCAAGTATCCGATTGGACGCCAGATCTCATTGAGCTGGAACATCGAGCCAAGGAAAAGGCACGCGTATTATTCTTTGTCATGGATTCGGAAACACGCGCATCTGCTGGTGCCATCGAGGCGGCACACATAGCGGGTCAAAACTGCAAGCAGCTGGTGTTGGTTTTGCATCCGTATAAACCAAATCAGAATATCCTCAACGAGCCTATTTCGCATCAGTATGTAACCTGCATCCCCTCCAAAGTTGATcaaaattaatagaaattAACCATTTTCCTTTACAGAGAATACCTCGATTTAAATCGCAATCAATTGATACTTAAGGAGCTGGTCTCCCGTCGCGGCCTGCCCGTCTTGGATAATATACCATCTGGTCTGCAGCGCACCAAGGAGATCTTGTCTGGCATCCGAGATCCACCGTCCAAAATATCTTCTATATTAGAGTGAGTAATTTGTGTATTTCTTCTGATGAGTCGTCCGCATTTTGggataaatatttgaattgctAGTTTGCTTTTGCGTTATGCAAAAAGTATATATCttttaaaataatgttatattcttatataattgtatttgttaGCTTTATAATGtaaattaagaaatatttaaaacaaagtcAATGTATTTTGGGATGTAACCGAATAGTCTAAAGACAATGGCAAATCTAGAATAAGCATTTCTTATGAAATTcccaattatttaatttatgttctATTATCCTTACAGTACCGTTCGCGGCGCCTTTGATCGCGTGAATCCCCAAAGCGAACTACTCACTGTGGAACAGTGTAAACGTGCTCTCTTATTTTTAGGCTATGCTCAGAGTTTAGTTAATTTAGATAATCTAACTAAGATAATAATCAACCAACGCGAATCATTGAAACTGCTTCAAACGCATAGTACAAAGGCTGTAGGCGAGGCGAATCTGGAGGAGGAGgcagaggaggaggaggaggacaacgacgacgacgacgagaaGAAGAAGGCAGTTCGACAGCCAAATTGCCACAATACGCCCGTCATGCCAAACCATGAGCTCATCGATTTCGATCTATTTTGTGTCATCTCAGCGTACCTGTCGGTGCTGCAGCAGGAGATACACGAGAGCGGCTGCATCTCGCCCATCAAAGGGACGAATGTGCCGCCGCCGCAGGTTTACTTTACCAATGGTGAGCAAATGCctctaaatatatgtaaagcCCTTACTAATCCTGCTCTTGAAATGCTTGTTCAGCTCCTGATGTGGACATTTATTACGCGGCCAGCAAGAATATTTCGCGCACCTCGAGCAATGCCAGCGTTCCATCGAATAGCAGCAGCGGCATTGGCCACGACTTGGAGCGTCAGAGCTTGTTCGAGCAGCTGAGCCGCGGTCGGGACAGCGGCACCTCCTCGCCGCAGCCTAGCAGCA is a window encoding:
- the raw gene encoding uncharacterized protein raw isoform X1, whose product is MRSKLAKMRLQQRYNSNNNASSTMATQAIGNGNGNNNNSSNSSNNNNNSRINNQRAKIPNLINNNRNNHNNNNNGYIKLRSNAKSTITNNNNNNNNNCNNNNGNNNNNNNSSSINSCNQPMQLDNDEDLVETLEETTTAVELRSTSAAAAAAAAAAAAPGAAAHYRAYTTLRSNSTSAILAEAACLPSLLGSSPSMLFARPRTLNVHNICQTPAQITQLFFGEVLNAWRAKARCNVVPDERTQELFHELSFHPSQKQICEMLQTAKKVARKGRGQANGLTFGQFCVLAADLKRFRASTISNASNFCDVRYQQLSSSLLQQQDDASQAADGSSKTQKSLQAATTTTTTTPASMHYNKKSENYGTELRSTKSFSSVDDTKKKKNANNEPVEVFLGGSCNPTTWRADVAIPALKELGISFYNPQVSDWTPDLIELEHRAKEKARVLFFVMDSETRASAGAIEAAHIAGQNCKQLVLVLHPYKPNQNILNEPISHQEYLDLNRNQLILKELVSRRGLPVLDNIPSGLQRTKEILSGIRDPPSKISSILDTVRGAFDRVNPQSELLTVEQCKRALLFLGYAQSLVNLDNLTKIIINQRESLKLLQTHSTKAVGEANLEEEAEEEEEDNDDDDEKKKAVRQPNCHNTPVMPNHELIDFDLFCVISAYLSVLQQEIHESGCISPIKGTNVPPPQVYFTNAPDVDIYYAASKNISRTSSNASVPSNSSSGIGHDLERQSLFEQLSRGRDSGTSSPQPSSSTALGKKAQPQIMLNVESIETTEIITTKTIETKPFMAVSSNATPATATTEEEESDSNDSVFSSSSSIASGGDALCCSGLDLRDVYLGGSCVLRTKWRQQLAAPYLQAKGVTFHTPALHESIQQQQQQQLSTQERTAGATATQDTARSQEQQQQQRSFVRTRRKCRGNQLQLEEQEELTVAEESLSWSLPPMAVRQSLYNPALLDSSRVLLFVITNETRSLAPMTLAAHCIGLMYNVVLAVQMLPEDCVLGGEKLTVAAIKDYNRGRSYLIDLAKRQGVPVFNDIQAALECTVAKVQAYNNRERC
- the raw gene encoding uncharacterized protein raw isoform X4; translation: MLQTAKKVARKGRGQANGLTFGQFCVLAADLKRFRASTISNASNFCDVRYQQLSSSLLQQQDDASQAADGSSKTQKSLQAATTTTTTTPASMHYNKKSENYGTELRSTKSFSSVDDTKKKKNANNEPVEVFLGGSCNPTTWRADVAIPALKELGISFYNPQVSDWTPDLIELEHRAKEKARVLFFVMDSETRASAGAIEAAHIAGQNCKQLVLVLHPYKPNQNILNEPISHQEYLDLNRNQLILKELVSRRGLPVLDNIPSGLQRTKEILSGIRDPPSKISSILDTVRGAFDRVNPQSELLTVEQCKRALLFLGYAQSLVNLDNLTKIIINQRESLKLLQTHSTKAVGEANLEEEAEEEEEDNDDDDEKKKAVRQPNCHNTPVMPNHELIDFDLFCVISAYLSVLQQEIHESGCISPIKGTNVPPPQVYFTNAPDVDIYYAASKNISRTSSNASVPSNSSSGIGHDLERQSLFEQLSRGRDSGTSSPQPSSSTALGKKAQPQIMLNVESIETTEIITTKTIETKPFMAVSSNATPATATTEEEESDSNDSVFSSSSSIASGGDALCCSGLDLRDVYLGGSCVLRTKWRQQLAAPYLQAKGVTFHTPALHESIQQQQQQQLSTQERTAGATATQDTARSQEQQQQQRSFVRTRRKCRGNQLQLEEQEELTVAEESLSWSLPPMAVRQSLYNPALLDSSRVLLFVITNETRSLAPMTLAAHCIGLMYNVVLAVQMLPEDCVLGGEKLTVAAIKDYNRGRSYLIDLAKRQGVPVFNDIQAALECTVAKVQAYNNRERC
- the raw gene encoding uncharacterized protein raw isoform X2, whose amino-acid sequence is MMQLPLFSHSLLLLLLVSRWQSVAGNAEADCAAAAMKEAATAATAEITEVLNAWRAKARCNVVPDERTQELFHELSFHPSQKQICEMLQTAKKVARKGRGQANGLTFGQFCVLAADLKRFRASTISNASNFCDVRYQQLSSSLLQQQDDASQAADGSSKTQKSLQAATTTTTTTPASMHYNKKSENYGTELRSTKSFSSVDDTKKKKNANNEPVEVFLGGSCNPTTWRADVAIPALKELGISFYNPQVSDWTPDLIELEHRAKEKARVLFFVMDSETRASAGAIEAAHIAGQNCKQLVLVLHPYKPNQNILNEPISHQEYLDLNRNQLILKELVSRRGLPVLDNIPSGLQRTKEILSGIRDPPSKISSILDTVRGAFDRVNPQSELLTVEQCKRALLFLGYAQSLVNLDNLTKIIINQRESLKLLQTHSTKAVGEANLEEEAEEEEEDNDDDDEKKKAVRQPNCHNTPVMPNHELIDFDLFCVISAYLSVLQQEIHESGCISPIKGTNVPPPQVYFTNAPDVDIYYAASKNISRTSSNASVPSNSSSGIGHDLERQSLFEQLSRGRDSGTSSPQPSSSTALGKKAQPQIMLNVESIETTEIITTKTIETKPFMAVSSNATPATATTEEEESDSNDSVFSSSSSIASGGDALCCSGLDLRDVYLGGSCVLRTKWRQQLAAPYLQAKGVTFHTPALHESIQQQQQQQLSTQERTAGATATQDTARSQEQQQQQRSFVRTRRKCRGNQLQLEEQEELTVAEESLSWSLPPMAVRQSLYNPALLDSSRVLLFVITNETRSLAPMTLAAHCIGLMYNVVLAVQMLPEDCVLGGEKLTVAAIKDYNRGRSYLIDLAKRQGVPVFNDIQAALECTVAKVQAYNNRERC
- the raw gene encoding uncharacterized protein raw isoform X3, translating into MPNKMVKIFFREVLNAWRAKARCNVVPDERTQELFHELSFHPSQKQICEMLQTAKKVARKGRGQANGLTFGQFCVLAADLKRFRASTISNASNFCDVRYQQLSSSLLQQQDDASQAADGSSKTQKSLQAATTTTTTTPASMHYNKKSENYGTELRSTKSFSSVDDTKKKKNANNEPVEVFLGGSCNPTTWRADVAIPALKELGISFYNPQVSDWTPDLIELEHRAKEKARVLFFVMDSETRASAGAIEAAHIAGQNCKQLVLVLHPYKPNQNILNEPISHQEYLDLNRNQLILKELVSRRGLPVLDNIPSGLQRTKEILSGIRDPPSKISSILDTVRGAFDRVNPQSELLTVEQCKRALLFLGYAQSLVNLDNLTKIIINQRESLKLLQTHSTKAVGEANLEEEAEEEEEDNDDDDEKKKAVRQPNCHNTPVMPNHELIDFDLFCVISAYLSVLQQEIHESGCISPIKGTNVPPPQVYFTNAPDVDIYYAASKNISRTSSNASVPSNSSSGIGHDLERQSLFEQLSRGRDSGTSSPQPSSSTALGKKAQPQIMLNVESIETTEIITTKTIETKPFMAVSSNATPATATTEEEESDSNDSVFSSSSSIASGGDALCCSGLDLRDVYLGGSCVLRTKWRQQLAAPYLQAKGVTFHTPALHESIQQQQQQQLSTQERTAGATATQDTARSQEQQQQQRSFVRTRRKCRGNQLQLEEQEELTVAEESLSWSLPPMAVRQSLYNPALLDSSRVLLFVITNETRSLAPMTLAAHCIGLMYNVVLAVQMLPEDCVLGGEKLTVAAIKDYNRGRSYLIDLAKRQGVPVFNDIQAALECTVAKVQAYNNRERC